Within the Equus przewalskii isolate Varuska chromosome 1, EquPr2, whole genome shotgun sequence genome, the region TGGGCGGGGTCCCCGGCGCGGCTCCCTACTCGCGGGAGCTGCTCCGCCAGCCCAGGTCCGAGGTAGGACGGGTTGGCCCGAGGGGCGGATTGGCCTGCCCCGCGCACACCCCCGGGTCAAGTTCACCCTCACCCTTCCCAAGCCCGGCGGGTCACAGCgtccccttcctcccaccacccccgcccccccacccccgcctcttCAAGGAGGCCTTCCTGCCTCTGGGACTTAAGGGCTTAGTTTGTTAAGAGCAAGGATGCTTGAAACTGCCAGGCTTGTTGGCATGGTCCTCAGCGAGTACCGACGCCCAGCTCGTCTTCATTCGCGGTAGTAACAGCGACGGttagtgaacatttattgatCCTCACTCTGCGCCCTTAAGCCTCATGCGCCCCCCGTTCCAGGCATCAAGTCCTactttctccccattttacaaatgaagcaaGTGAGGCTTTCAAACTTTCTCAAGGTTATATTCCACCTGAGGGGATTCAAACCCGGGCTGTCAGCCTCCACAGGACGGGCTTTCTGCACCAGTGTCATCATACATGATGAAGATAAAATCACGAGGGTAGTGCTTGCCTGCGCCGTATGAATCCGGCACAGTGCTCAGGGGTTACATGAATTCACTCGTTTGGAGCTCACAATATTTTCCTTATGTTACAGATGGGCCAGCTGAGGCACTGCCCCTCCTCACGAAGTCAATTAAgcaaggccagccccagaaaatgACCGAGGGCAGCCCAGCGACTTTTCAGTCCATCCCCCAAGTACTCTTGTAGTACGTCTGTGTGTTCAGTAACTAGGATGGGCGCtgtggggaaaggaaaaaggaggccCAAGTTGAGGTTCACAGCCTAGACCATGGGGCTGCAAGGTTTTATCAGAGGACAGCATGAGGCAACTCTCTTAAAGAACCCAAATGTCTGGGACAAGCAGAGGTAAGGAGGAGAGAGCCTATGCTTAGTGACAAGCACCTTGAGGGCAGTTACTGGGGTCTCACACCACTTTGTACCTTAACTCCTTGCATAATGTCACAAACAGATCAATAGGCCAGTACAGGCAAAAGGTCCATGAAGATGCACAAGGGCCACGCTGCTCGTTCCAGTTTGGTCTTCCTTCTGTGAAAGGGCTAGAAAAGTTATATGCTAAGGAGGTGAGGGATGAAACATTTCTTTCTACCTAATTGTATTTCTGGAAGACTGCCAGCTTTCCAGACAGCACCTGAAGATCTGAGTATTTGCTGACCGCCCTTCTCCTTGGGAAGGTGGGAAAGGGAAATAACCAGGAGtcaaaaaacttaaaaggcaGCCTGCCTGTTTGTACAGTCTTGGAATGtgagtatatttattttcctactcATTTTGAATAAGGTGACGCCACTCCCTTCTACTGTGAGCAGCTAGGGGGCAAATACTGGGTTTGAGTTGCTGTTCTGCACACAAACTAGCACATTCTGAATTTATATGATGTTTCAACAGTAACATCCTATTGTAATTTCATTGGAAAAATCCTTTTGTATCGATTCCAACCATATCTTGGATCCTGCCAGATCCTGCCAGATCCTGCCCTAAGAGGGAAGGTAAATTAAGTGTGGATAGAGACATAGCAATTTACGTGACTTTTTTTAACAGTGCCTCTAAAAACGCTGTGTTCTTGAAACAGTAGGAAGTTATGGGCAAATCCCAACGGCTACTTCCtggaaaagaaatatatgatTGTTTAGACCTGGGAGAGGTTTTGAGATAGTTTGTCCAATTTCCCTACCCCTTTATTTTACATATGGGCAATGTAAGACtgggctgagaggagggaggtAATCTGACCCTGGTCACTAGTTAGGGGCAGAGTTGAGACTCAAACCCGGGTCAGCCAACTCCCCAAATGCTCTCTGTCCACAAAATCAGCCTCCAGGTCAACTATTTCAAGACCCCAGGATTCTTGTAAGCTGGGCTGTTTATCTTGCTTTAGATTTAATTAATCCTCA harbors:
- the LOC139083379 gene encoding uncharacterized protein, with the translated sequence MAVAAAASATELRGRRYKKAPQTRRTSLDQPPPPTPPPAALLSAPSAPPAAPSPGDPAAVWAGSPARLPTRGSCSASPGPRHQVLLSPHFTNEASEAFKLSQGYIPPEGIQTRAVSLHRTGFLHQCHHT